The following is a genomic window from Pseudomonas lurida.
TCACGCCTTGACCGCATGGGAGGTCGCCCATGCTTAAAGCAATGACATTCAGCGAACTGACCCAGGCCCTGTCGGCCCGTGTCCTGTCGAGCGATTGCAGCTTCGACGGCGTCAGTATCGACAGTCGCAACATCAAGCCGGGGCAGTTGTTTGTCGCGCTGGCTGGCCCGCGCTTCGATGGTCACGACTACCTGAATGAAGTCGCCGCCAAAGGCGCCGTCGGCGCTTTGGTGCAACGCGAAGTAGCGGACTCCAGGCTGCCGCAGCTGTTGGTCGCCGACACCCGCCTGGCCCTCGGCCAGCTCGGCGCGTTGAACCGCGCCGCATTCACCAATCCCGTTGCCGCCATCACCGGCTCCAGCGGCAAGACCACGGTCAAGGAGCTGCTCGCCGGCGTGCTGCGTACGCGCGGCCCGGTGCACGCCACCCGTGGCAACCTGAACAATGATTTCGGCGCACCGCTGACCCTGCTTGAACTGGCGCCGGAACACACCGCGGCGGTGATCGAACTGGGCGCCTCGCGCGTCGGCGAAATCGCCTACACCGTGGCGCTGACCAAGCCCCACGTTGCGATCATCAACAACGCGGGTACCGCCCACGTCGGCGAGTTCGGCGGCCCGGAAAAAATCGTCGAGGCCAAGGGTGAAATCCTTGAAGGCCTCGATGCGTCGGGCACTGCTGTGTTGAATCTCGACGACAAGGCCTTCGAAACCTGGCGTGTACGCGCCGCCGGGCGCAAGGTCCTGACGTTTGCCGTGCTCAACGCTGCGGCTGATTTCCATGCATCCAACATCACGGTCGATGCCCGTGGTTGCCCGTCCTTCACCTTGCATACCCCGCAAGGCAGCGAGCACGTCCAGCTGAATCTGCTGGGCAACCATAACGTCGCCAATGCCTTGGCCGCCGCCGCCGCCGCATACGCCCTGGGCGTTTCGCTGTTCGGTATCGCCACAGGCCTGGGTGCGGTGCAGCCGGTCAAGGGCCGCACTGTTGCTCAGCTTGCGACCAATGGCATGCGGGTGATCGATGACACCTACAACGCTAACCAGTCCTCGGTCTGTGCTGCCATCGACCTGCTCAAGGGCTTTGCCGGTCGCAAGGTGCTGGTGCTGGGCGATATCGCCGAACTGGGCGACTGGGCCGAACAGTCCCACCGCGAAGTCGGCGCCTACGCGGCGGGCAAAGTCGACGCTCTCTATGCCGTCGGCAAGAACATGGCCCACGCCGTCGACGCCTTTGGCCCCGGCGCGGTGCATTTTGCGACACAGGCCGAGCTGATCCAGGCGCTGACGGCGGCTGAACACGACACACACACAACCATTTTGATCAAGGGATCGCGCAGCGCGGTGATGGAAAACGTCGTCGCGGCCTTGTGTGGCTCAAGTACGGAGAAACATTAATGCTGCTGCTGCTGGCTGAGTATCTGCAACAGTTCCACAAAGGCTTCGCGGTCTTTCAGTACCTGACCCTGCGCGGGATCCTGGGTGTGCTGACCGCGTTGTGTTTGTCGCTGTTCCTGGGGCCGTGGATGATCCGCACCCTGCAGAACCTGCAAATTGGTCAATCGGTTCGTAATGACGGCCCGCAGTCGCACCTGTCCAAATCCGGCACCCCGACCATGGGCGGCGCGCTGATCCTGTCGTCCATCGGCGTCAGCACCTTGCTGTGGGCTGACCTGCACAACCGCTACGTGTGGGTGGTGCTGTTGGTGACCCTGCTGTTTGGCGCCATCGGTTGGGTGGATGACTACCGCAAGGTGATCGAGAAGAACTCCAAGGGCCTGCCCAGTCGCTGGAAGTATTTCTGGCAGTCGGTGTTCGGTCTCGCTGCCGCGATCTTCCTTTACATGACAGCGCCAAGCGCAGTGGAAACGACCTTGATCATTCCGATGCTCAAGGACGCCAGCATTCCACTGGGCATCGGCTTCGTGGTGCTGACCTACTTCGTGATCGTCGGCTCCAGCAACGCGGTCAACCTCACCGACGGTCTCGACGGCCTGGCGATCATGCCGACGGTGATGGTGGGCGGCGCGCTCGGCATCTTCTGCTACCTGTCGGGTAACGTGAAATTCGCTGAATACCTGCTGATCCCGTATGTACCGGGTGCAGGTGAATTGATTGTGTTCTGCGGCGCGCTGATTGGTGCAGGCCTGGGCTTCCTATGGTTCAACACCTATCCCGCACAAGTCTTCATGGGCGACGTTGGCGCGTTGGCGCTGGGCGCTGCCTTGGGCACCATCGCGGTGATCGTTCGCCAGGAAATCGTGTTGTTCATCATGGGCGGTGTGTTCGTGATGGAAACCCTGTCGGTGGTCATCCAGGTGGCTTCCTTCAAATTGACCGGGCGCCGTGTGTTTCGCATGGCGCCAATTCACCACCACTTTGAACTCAAGGGCTGGCCTGAGCCACGTGTGATCGTCCGCTTCTGGATCATCACCGTGATTTTGGTGCTGATCGGCCTTGCCACCCTGAAACTGAGGTAGAAACGAGTGTCCCTGATCGCTTCAGACCACTTCCGCATCGTTGTCGGCCTCGGCAAGAGCGGCATGTCCCTGGTTCGCTTCCTGGCGAACCGGGGCAAGCCGTTTGCCGTGGCCGATACGCGGGAAAATCCACCGGAGCTGGTCACGCTGCGCCGTGACTACCCGCACGTGGAAGTGCGTTGTGGCGAGCTGGATGTCGAGTTTCTGTGCCGCGCCGATGAGCTCTACGTGAGCCCCGGCCTGGCCCTGGCGACACCGGCCCTGCAAGCCGCTGCGGCCCGTGGCGTGAAGCTGTCCGGCGATATCGACCTGTTCGCGCGTAACGCGAAGGCACCGATCGTGGCCATCAGCGGTTCCAATGCGAAAAGCACCGTGACCACCCTGGTCGGCGAGATGGCGGCTGCGGCCGGCAAGCGCGTGGCCGTGGGCGGCAACCTCGGTACACCGGCGCTGGACCTGCTCAGCGACGACGTCGAGCTGTACGTGATGGAGCTGTCGAGCTTCCAGCTGGAAACCACCCACGACCTCGGTGCCGAAGTGGCCACCGTGTTGAACGTGAGTGAAGACCACATGGACCGCTACAGCGGCCTGCCGGCGTACCACCTGGCCAAGCACCGGATCTTCCGTGGCGCCAGGCAAGTGGTGGTCAATCGCCAGGACGCCCTGAGCCGTCCGTTGATGGGCGAGGGCCTGCCGTGCTGGACCTTCGGCCTGGGCAAACCCGACTTCAAGGCCTTCGGTATTCGCGAAGAGAACGGCGAGAAATACCTGGCCTTCGAATTCCAGAACCTGATGCCCGTCCGCGAACTGAAAATCCGGGGCGCGCACAACCAGTCCAACGCCCTGGCCGCGCTGGCATTGGGGCATGCCGTTGGCCTGCCATTTGATGCCATGCTGTCGGCGCTGCGTACCTTTGGCGGCCTCGAGCATCGCTGCCAGTGGGTGCGCGATCTGAATGGCGTGAGCTATTACAACGACTCCAAGGCCACCAACGTCGGTGCCGCCCTGGCGGCGATCGAAGGCCTCGGCGCCGATATCGACGGCAAGCTGGTGCTGATCGCCGGCGGCGACGGCAAGGGTGCCGACTTCAAGGACCTCAAAGGCCCGGTGGCTGAACACTGCCGCGTCGTGGTGCTGATGGGGCGCGACGCTGGCCTGATCGCCGCTGCCTTGGGTGATGCCGTGCCGCAAGTACGCGCCACCTCGCTGGACGATGCCATTGCCCAATGCAAAGCCCTGGCGCAGCCGGGCGATGCGGTGCTGCTGTCGCCGGCGTGCGCCAGTTTCGACATGTTCAAGAACTACGAAGAGCGCGGCCAGCTGTTCGCCCGCGCCGTGGAGGCCTTGGCATGAGTATCAATTTCAGAAACATCATCAAGCCGTACCCGTCGCCGATCATTACCGGGCGTGGTATCGACCTTGATTTTCCGATGCTTGCCGGTTGCCTGGCATTGCTCGGCCTGGGCCTGGTGATGATCACGTCGGCGTCTTCCGAAGTGGCCGCCGTGCAGTCGGGCAACACCCTGTACATGATGATCCGTCACCTGGTGTACCTGGTGATCGGCCTGGGCGCGTGCATCGTCACCATGATGATTCCTATCGCCACCTGGCAACGCCTGGGTTGGTTGATGCTGATCGGCGCGTTCGGCTTGCTGATCATGGTGATCCTGCCCGGCATTGGCCGGGAGGTGAACGGTTCGATGCGCTGGATCGGCTTCGGCGCCTTCAACGTGCAGCCGTCGGAAATCGCCAAGGTGTTCGTGGTGATCTACCTTGCGGGCTACCTCGTGCGTCGCCAGAAAGAAGTGCGCGAAAGCTGGATGGGCTTCTTCAAGCCGTTCATCGTGCTGCTGCCGATGGCCGGCCTGTTGCTGATGGAGCCTGACTTCGGTGCCACCGTCGTGATGATGGGAGCGGCGGCGGCGATGCTGTTCCTCGGCGGTGTGGGCCTGTTCCGTTTCACCTTGATGGTGGTGCTGGCCGTGGCCGCCGTGACCATCCTGGTGCAGGCACAGCCCTACCGGATGGCGCGTCTGATCACCTTTACCGACCCATGGTCCGATCAGTTCGGTTCCGGCTACCAGTTGACCCAGGCCTTGATCGCCTTCGGTCGTGGTGAATGGCTGGGCGTGGGCCTGGGCAACAGTGTGCAGAAGCAATTCTACCTGCCGGAAGCCCACACCGACTTCGTGTTCTCGGTCCTCGCCGAAGAGCTTGGCGTGGTCGGTTCGCTGTGCACCGTCGCGCTGTTCGTGTTCGTGTGTGTACGCGGCATGTACATCGGCTTGTGGGCCGAGAAGGCCAAACAGTATTTCGCCGCCTATGTGGCGTATGGCTTGTCGTTCCTGTGGATCGGCCAGTTCCTGATCAACATTGGTGTGAACGTCGGCCTGCTGCCGACCAAGGGCCTGACCTTGCCGTTCCTCAGTTACGGTGGCAGTTCGTTGGTGATCTGCTGCGCGTGCCTGGGCTTGTTGCTGCGCATCGAGTGGGAGAGCCGAACCCACCTGGGCAGCGAAGAGATGGAGTTCAGCGAAAGCGACTTTGCCGAGGAGCCGACCCATGGGCGCTAATGTGCTGATCATGGCGGGCGGCACCGGGGGCCATGTGTTCCCGGCCCTGGCGTGTGCGCGGGAA
Proteins encoded in this region:
- the murD gene encoding UDP-N-acetylmuramoyl-L-alanine--D-glutamate ligase; its protein translation is MSLIASDHFRIVVGLGKSGMSLVRFLANRGKPFAVADTRENPPELVTLRRDYPHVEVRCGELDVEFLCRADELYVSPGLALATPALQAAAARGVKLSGDIDLFARNAKAPIVAISGSNAKSTVTTLVGEMAAAAGKRVAVGGNLGTPALDLLSDDVELYVMELSSFQLETTHDLGAEVATVLNVSEDHMDRYSGLPAYHLAKHRIFRGARQVVVNRQDALSRPLMGEGLPCWTFGLGKPDFKAFGIREENGEKYLAFEFQNLMPVRELKIRGAHNQSNALAALALGHAVGLPFDAMLSALRTFGGLEHRCQWVRDLNGVSYYNDSKATNVGAALAAIEGLGADIDGKLVLIAGGDGKGADFKDLKGPVAEHCRVVVLMGRDAGLIAAALGDAVPQVRATSLDDAIAQCKALAQPGDAVLLSPACASFDMFKNYEERGQLFARAVEALA
- the mraY gene encoding phospho-N-acetylmuramoyl-pentapeptide-transferase; translated protein: MLLLLAEYLQQFHKGFAVFQYLTLRGILGVLTALCLSLFLGPWMIRTLQNLQIGQSVRNDGPQSHLSKSGTPTMGGALILSSIGVSTLLWADLHNRYVWVVLLVTLLFGAIGWVDDYRKVIEKNSKGLPSRWKYFWQSVFGLAAAIFLYMTAPSAVETTLIIPMLKDASIPLGIGFVVLTYFVIVGSSNAVNLTDGLDGLAIMPTVMVGGALGIFCYLSGNVKFAEYLLIPYVPGAGELIVFCGALIGAGLGFLWFNTYPAQVFMGDVGALALGAALGTIAVIVRQEIVLFIMGGVFVMETLSVVIQVASFKLTGRRVFRMAPIHHHFELKGWPEPRVIVRFWIITVILVLIGLATLKLR
- a CDS encoding UDP-N-acetylmuramoyl-tripeptide--D-alanyl-D-alanine ligase; the protein is MLKAMTFSELTQALSARVLSSDCSFDGVSIDSRNIKPGQLFVALAGPRFDGHDYLNEVAAKGAVGALVQREVADSRLPQLLVADTRLALGQLGALNRAAFTNPVAAITGSSGKTTVKELLAGVLRTRGPVHATRGNLNNDFGAPLTLLELAPEHTAAVIELGASRVGEIAYTVALTKPHVAIINNAGTAHVGEFGGPEKIVEAKGEILEGLDASGTAVLNLDDKAFETWRVRAAGRKVLTFAVLNAAADFHASNITVDARGCPSFTLHTPQGSEHVQLNLLGNHNVANALAAAAAAYALGVSLFGIATGLGAVQPVKGRTVAQLATNGMRVIDDTYNANQSSVCAAIDLLKGFAGRKVLVLGDIAELGDWAEQSHREVGAYAAGKVDALYAVGKNMAHAVDAFGPGAVHFATQAELIQALTAAEHDTHTTILIKGSRSAVMENVVAALCGSSTEKH
- the ftsW gene encoding putative lipid II flippase FtsW codes for the protein MSINFRNIIKPYPSPIITGRGIDLDFPMLAGCLALLGLGLVMITSASSEVAAVQSGNTLYMMIRHLVYLVIGLGACIVTMMIPIATWQRLGWLMLIGAFGLLIMVILPGIGREVNGSMRWIGFGAFNVQPSEIAKVFVVIYLAGYLVRRQKEVRESWMGFFKPFIVLLPMAGLLLMEPDFGATVVMMGAAAAMLFLGGVGLFRFTLMVVLAVAAVTILVQAQPYRMARLITFTDPWSDQFGSGYQLTQALIAFGRGEWLGVGLGNSVQKQFYLPEAHTDFVFSVLAEELGVVGSLCTVALFVFVCVRGMYIGLWAEKAKQYFAAYVAYGLSFLWIGQFLINIGVNVGLLPTKGLTLPFLSYGGSSLVICCACLGLLLRIEWESRTHLGSEEMEFSESDFAEEPTHGR